One segment of Salvelinus alpinus chromosome 1, SLU_Salpinus.1, whole genome shotgun sequence DNA contains the following:
- the dus1l gene encoding tRNA-dihydrouridine(16/17) synthase [NAD(P)(+)]-like isoform X2 translates to MAVKLQGFEFWKTTLRGARYVVAPMVDQSELAWRLLSRRHGAELCYTPMLHAQVFVRDANYRKDNLYSEVCPEDRPLITQFCANDPEVFVQACLLAQDYCDAIDLNLGCPQMIAKRGHYGVFLQDEWELLEKMVKLANEKISVPITCKIRVFNKMEDTVQYAQMLEKAGCQLLTVHGRTKDQKGPATGIASWEHIKAVRNAVNIPVFANGNIQHLSDVEQCMEETGVQGVMSAEGNLHNPALFEGLSPPVWEMAEEYLEVVSQYPPCTLSYVRAHLFKLWHHTLQIHKDLREELAKVKNLQGLTEVSRQLRLRCQEEITNGGEEAGQVVGLPFPHWICQPYVRPVPKDPVANGNGTEVKAVCHKRALSQEDSDGASDALSKNKQKKKARNPYKNFCPEQKPKYIKCEQCGNPKDERASLTRFLNTDEV, encoded by the exons ATGGCGGTGAAGCTGCAAGGCTTTGAGTTCTGGAAGACCACGCTGAGGGGGGCGCGTTACGTCGTTGCACCCATGGTGGACCAGAGCGAGCTGGCCTGGCGTCTACTGAGCCGTCGCCATGGCGCCGAGCTGTGCTACACGCCCATGCTGCACGCGCAGGTGTTTGTACGCGACGCCAACTACAGGAAAGATAACCTGTACAGCGAAGTCTGCCCCGAAGACAGGCCGCTTATTACACag ttctGTGCCAACGACCCAGAGGTGTTTGTCCAGGCATGTCTACTGGCTCAGGACTACTGTGATGCTATCGATCTCAACCTGGGGTGCCCACAGATGATCGCCAAGAGAG GGCACTATGGAGTCTTCCTACAGGATGAGTGGGAGCTGCTGGAGAAGATGG TGAAGCTAGCCAATGAGAAGATCTCTGTTCCCATCACCTGTAAGATCCGTGTGTTTAACAAGATGGAGGACACTGTTCAGTACGCTCAGATGCTGGAGAAGGCTGGCTGCCAG cTGCTGACCGTCCACGGTCGGACCAAGGACCAGAAAGGACCCGCGACAGGCATCGCTAGCTGGGAACACATCAAGGCTGTACG GAACGCTGTTAACATCCCTGTGTTTGCTAACGGTAACATCCAACACCTGAGTGATGTGGAGCAGTGTATGGAGGAGACTGGAGTACAGGGGGTGATGagtgcag agGGGAACCTCCATAACCCAGCTCTGTTTGAGGGTCTCAGCCCTCCTGTATGGGAGATGGCTGAGGAGTATCTGGAGGTGGTCAGTCAGTACCCTCCCTGTACCCTGTCCTATGTCAGAGCACACCTCTTCAAGCTCTGGCACCACAc GCTGCAGATCCACAAGGACCTGAGAGAGGAGCTGGCCAAGGTGAAGAACCTGCAGGGGCTGACAGAGGTCAGCAGACAACTCCGACTACGCTGCCAG GAGGAGATAaccaatggaggagaggaggcgggGCAGGTGGTTGGGCTGCCATTCCCTCATTGGATCTGCCAGCCGTACGTCAGACCAGT GCCGAAGGATCCGGTTGCTAACGGTAACGGTACGGAGGTGAAGGCAGTGTGTCACAAGAGGGCGTTGTCACAAGAGGACTCGGACGGGGCGAGCGATGCCCTCTCCAAAAACAAACAGAAGAAGAAAGCCAGAAACCCCTACAAGAACTTCTGTCCCGAGCAGAAAC CAAAGTACATCAAGTGTGAGCAGTGTGGAAATCCAAAG GATGAGAGGGCGTCACTCACCAGATTCCTCAATACAGATGAAGTTTAG
- the dus1l gene encoding tRNA-dihydrouridine(16/17) synthase [NAD(P)(+)]-like isoform X3 yields MAVKLQGFEFWKTTLRGARYVVAPMVDQSELAWRLLSRRHGAELCYTPMLHAQVFVRDANYRKDNLYSEVCPEDRPLITQFCANDPEVFVQACLLAQDYCDAIDLNLGCPQMIAKRGHYGVFLQDEWELLEKMVKLANEKISVPITCKIRVFNKMEDTVQYAQMLEKAGCQLLTVHGRTKDQKGPATGIASWEHIKAVRNAVNIPVFANGNIQHLSDVEQCMEETGVQGVMSAEGNLHNPALFEGLSPPVWEMAEEYLEVVSQYPPCTLSYVRAHLFKLWHHTLQIHKDLREELAKVKNLQGLTEVSRQLRLRCQEEITNGGEEAGQVVGLPFPHWICQPYVRPVPKDPVANGNGTEVKAVCHKRALSQEDSDGASDALSKNKQKKKARNPYKNFCPEQKPKYIKCEQCGNPKVTG; encoded by the exons ATGGCGGTGAAGCTGCAAGGCTTTGAGTTCTGGAAGACCACGCTGAGGGGGGCGCGTTACGTCGTTGCACCCATGGTGGACCAGAGCGAGCTGGCCTGGCGTCTACTGAGCCGTCGCCATGGCGCCGAGCTGTGCTACACGCCCATGCTGCACGCGCAGGTGTTTGTACGCGACGCCAACTACAGGAAAGATAACCTGTACAGCGAAGTCTGCCCCGAAGACAGGCCGCTTATTACACag ttctGTGCCAACGACCCAGAGGTGTTTGTCCAGGCATGTCTACTGGCTCAGGACTACTGTGATGCTATCGATCTCAACCTGGGGTGCCCACAGATGATCGCCAAGAGAG GGCACTATGGAGTCTTCCTACAGGATGAGTGGGAGCTGCTGGAGAAGATGG TGAAGCTAGCCAATGAGAAGATCTCTGTTCCCATCACCTGTAAGATCCGTGTGTTTAACAAGATGGAGGACACTGTTCAGTACGCTCAGATGCTGGAGAAGGCTGGCTGCCAG cTGCTGACCGTCCACGGTCGGACCAAGGACCAGAAAGGACCCGCGACAGGCATCGCTAGCTGGGAACACATCAAGGCTGTACG GAACGCTGTTAACATCCCTGTGTTTGCTAACGGTAACATCCAACACCTGAGTGATGTGGAGCAGTGTATGGAGGAGACTGGAGTACAGGGGGTGATGagtgcag agGGGAACCTCCATAACCCAGCTCTGTTTGAGGGTCTCAGCCCTCCTGTATGGGAGATGGCTGAGGAGTATCTGGAGGTGGTCAGTCAGTACCCTCCCTGTACCCTGTCCTATGTCAGAGCACACCTCTTCAAGCTCTGGCACCACAc GCTGCAGATCCACAAGGACCTGAGAGAGGAGCTGGCCAAGGTGAAGAACCTGCAGGGGCTGACAGAGGTCAGCAGACAACTCCGACTACGCTGCCAG GAGGAGATAaccaatggaggagaggaggcgggGCAGGTGGTTGGGCTGCCATTCCCTCATTGGATCTGCCAGCCGTACGTCAGACCAGT GCCGAAGGATCCGGTTGCTAACGGTAACGGTACGGAGGTGAAGGCAGTGTGTCACAAGAGGGCGTTGTCACAAGAGGACTCGGACGGGGCGAGCGATGCCCTCTCCAAAAACAAACAGAAGAAGAAAGCCAGAAACCCCTACAAGAACTTCTGTCCCGAGCAGAAAC CAAAGTACATCAAGTGTGAGCAGTGTGGAAATCCAAAG GTCACGGGCTGA
- the dus1l gene encoding tRNA-dihydrouridine(16/17) synthase [NAD(P)(+)]-like isoform X1 — MAVKLQGFEFWKTTLRGARYVVAPMVDQSELAWRLLSRRHGAELCYTPMLHAQVFVRDANYRKDNLYSEVCPEDRPLITQFCANDPEVFVQACLLAQDYCDAIDLNLGCPQMIAKRGHYGVFLQDEWELLEKMVKLANEKISVPITCKIRVFNKMEDTVQYAQMLEKAGCQLLTVHGRTKDQKGPATGIASWEHIKAVRNAVNIPVFANGNIQHLSDVEQCMEETGVQGVMSAEGNLHNPALFEGLSPPVWEMAEEYLEVVSQYPPCTLSYVRAHLFKLWHHTLQIHKDLREELAKVKNLQGLTEVSRQLRLRCQEEITNGGEEAGQVVGLPFPHWICQPYVRPVPKDPVANGNGTEVKAVCHKRALSQEDSDGASDALSKNKQKKKARNPYKNFCPEQKPKYIKCEQCGNPKGNQCVFNLCRGCCKKKAYKEVADCPSHGLRFKTKAEKQKSEREEEEGKSRGLQEEEDGGLLNGTLSTPTDPHRGQTVS, encoded by the exons ATGGCGGTGAAGCTGCAAGGCTTTGAGTTCTGGAAGACCACGCTGAGGGGGGCGCGTTACGTCGTTGCACCCATGGTGGACCAGAGCGAGCTGGCCTGGCGTCTACTGAGCCGTCGCCATGGCGCCGAGCTGTGCTACACGCCCATGCTGCACGCGCAGGTGTTTGTACGCGACGCCAACTACAGGAAAGATAACCTGTACAGCGAAGTCTGCCCCGAAGACAGGCCGCTTATTACACag ttctGTGCCAACGACCCAGAGGTGTTTGTCCAGGCATGTCTACTGGCTCAGGACTACTGTGATGCTATCGATCTCAACCTGGGGTGCCCACAGATGATCGCCAAGAGAG GGCACTATGGAGTCTTCCTACAGGATGAGTGGGAGCTGCTGGAGAAGATGG TGAAGCTAGCCAATGAGAAGATCTCTGTTCCCATCACCTGTAAGATCCGTGTGTTTAACAAGATGGAGGACACTGTTCAGTACGCTCAGATGCTGGAGAAGGCTGGCTGCCAG cTGCTGACCGTCCACGGTCGGACCAAGGACCAGAAAGGACCCGCGACAGGCATCGCTAGCTGGGAACACATCAAGGCTGTACG GAACGCTGTTAACATCCCTGTGTTTGCTAACGGTAACATCCAACACCTGAGTGATGTGGAGCAGTGTATGGAGGAGACTGGAGTACAGGGGGTGATGagtgcag agGGGAACCTCCATAACCCAGCTCTGTTTGAGGGTCTCAGCCCTCCTGTATGGGAGATGGCTGAGGAGTATCTGGAGGTGGTCAGTCAGTACCCTCCCTGTACCCTGTCCTATGTCAGAGCACACCTCTTCAAGCTCTGGCACCACAc GCTGCAGATCCACAAGGACCTGAGAGAGGAGCTGGCCAAGGTGAAGAACCTGCAGGGGCTGACAGAGGTCAGCAGACAACTCCGACTACGCTGCCAG GAGGAGATAaccaatggaggagaggaggcgggGCAGGTGGTTGGGCTGCCATTCCCTCATTGGATCTGCCAGCCGTACGTCAGACCAGT GCCGAAGGATCCGGTTGCTAACGGTAACGGTACGGAGGTGAAGGCAGTGTGTCACAAGAGGGCGTTGTCACAAGAGGACTCGGACGGGGCGAGCGATGCCCTCTCCAAAAACAAACAGAAGAAGAAAGCCAGAAACCCCTACAAGAACTTCTGTCCCGAGCAGAAAC CAAAGTACATCAAGTGTGAGCAGTGTGGAAATCCAAAG ggtaaTCAGTGTGTATTCAACCTGTGTCGAGGCTGCTGTAAAAAGAAGGCCTACAAGGAGGTGGCAGACTGCCCAA GTCACGGGCTGAGGTTCAAGACCAAGGCAGAGAAACAGAAGTCAGAgcgggaagaggaggagggaaagagcagAGGATtacaggaggaagaggatggaggaTTGTTGAACGGGACCCTCAGCACCCCAACAGACccccacagaggacagactgTGTCCTGA